One part of the Mycolicibacterium aromaticivorans JS19b1 = JCM 16368 genome encodes these proteins:
- a CDS encoding DUF6285 domain-containing protein, which produces MTGLNGRPTAAELVAAVAEFLANDVRSNTTGSVNFHALVAVNVLRTVERELLDQTAAEPQAALEGLGYHDEAALAAAIRAGDLDGRGDEVMKCLRAVVKHRVAIAHPGYDSPEGGSPS; this is translated from the coding sequence ATGACGGGACTCAACGGACGGCCCACAGCCGCCGAACTCGTCGCCGCTGTCGCCGAATTCCTCGCCAATGACGTCCGGTCCAACACCACCGGGTCGGTCAACTTCCACGCCCTCGTCGCCGTCAATGTCTTGCGCACCGTGGAACGCGAATTGCTTGACCAGACCGCCGCCGAACCGCAGGCCGCACTCGAAGGGCTCGGCTACCACGACGAAGCCGCACTGGCCGCAGCCATCCGCGCCGGGGACCTCGACGGCCGCGGCGACGAGGTGATGAAGTGTCTTCGCGCCGTGGTCAAGCACCGGGTGGCGATTGCCCACCCCGGATACGACTCACCTGAAGGAGGTTCGCCGTCATGA
- a CDS encoding nuclear transport factor 2 family protein, whose product MTTESQILQAADRLFAAITQGDVAAVAALWSDDVTVWHTGDERDSDKTRALKVIRWYVGATTYRHYDVLDRQVFDGGFVQQHILRCTNTRGEDVALRVCLIVKVGDDGLIRRIDEYLDPADLAPLLS is encoded by the coding sequence ATGACCACCGAGAGCCAGATCCTGCAGGCTGCCGACCGGTTATTCGCCGCCATCACGCAGGGCGATGTCGCTGCGGTGGCGGCGCTATGGTCCGACGATGTCACCGTCTGGCACACCGGCGATGAGCGCGACAGCGACAAGACGCGCGCTCTCAAGGTGATCCGGTGGTACGTCGGCGCCACCACCTACCGGCACTACGACGTGCTCGACCGGCAGGTGTTCGACGGCGGCTTCGTCCAGCAACACATTCTGCGGTGCACCAATACCCGCGGTGAAGACGTGGCCTTGCGGGTATGCCTGATCGTGAAAGTCGGAGACGACGGGCTCATCCGGCGAATCGACGAGTACCTCGATCCCGCCGACCTGGCACCGCTGCTGTCCTGA
- a CDS encoding YceI family protein: MSALQALLNDPGAAGVWQLVPTRSSVRFKNKTFWGLATVTGTFGDVSGTGQVGSNGAVSGRLEIGASSLKTGIGKRDEHLRSADFFDVENHPQIRVEVTGLEPTGADTADLTATLTVRGVSTPLPLSVTMTPLGDGSVQLTTTATIDRTELGVSGNMIGMMPATTTLLADVVFAKE, encoded by the coding sequence ATGTCCGCACTGCAGGCGTTACTCAACGACCCCGGCGCCGCCGGGGTGTGGCAATTGGTTCCCACGCGGTCCTCGGTGCGCTTCAAGAACAAGACGTTCTGGGGGTTGGCCACCGTGACCGGCACATTCGGCGACGTGAGCGGCACCGGGCAGGTCGGCTCGAACGGCGCGGTGTCGGGGCGGCTGGAGATCGGTGCGTCGTCGCTGAAGACGGGCATCGGAAAACGTGACGAACATCTGCGCTCGGCCGACTTCTTCGACGTCGAGAACCATCCCCAGATCCGCGTCGAGGTCACCGGGCTGGAACCCACCGGCGCGGACACGGCCGATCTCACCGCCACGCTCACCGTCCGGGGAGTCAGCACGCCGCTGCCGCTGTCGGTCACGATGACCCCGCTCGGTGACGGCTCTGTGCAGCTGACCACCACGGCGACGATCGACCGCACCGAACTCGGCGTCAGCGGCAACATGATCGGGATGATGCCCGCGACCACCACGCTGCTGGCCGACGTCGTCTTCGCCAAAGAGTGA
- a CDS encoding response regulator transcription factor — protein sequence MSRPGAQPLHVLVYSSNARTRDEVRLALGKRVHPELPDLTYTDVATGPMVIQLMDAGGFDLVILDGEAAPVGGMGIAKQLKDEIDDCPPVLVLTGRSDDAWLANWSRAEAAVPHPIDPVRLGEAVVGLLRTTVQ from the coding sequence GTGTCTCGCCCGGGCGCGCAGCCCCTCCACGTGCTGGTCTACAGCAGCAATGCCCGCACCCGTGATGAGGTGCGCCTGGCTTTGGGAAAGCGGGTGCACCCCGAACTCCCGGATCTCACCTACACCGACGTGGCGACCGGACCGATGGTGATCCAGCTGATGGACGCCGGCGGATTCGATCTGGTGATCCTTGACGGCGAGGCGGCTCCCGTCGGCGGAATGGGCATTGCCAAACAACTCAAAGACGAGATCGACGACTGCCCGCCGGTGCTGGTGCTGACGGGCCGATCCGACGATGCATGGCTGGCCAACTGGTCGCGCGCCGAGGCTGCGGTGCCTCACCCGATCGACCCGGTGCGACTCGGCGAGGCGGTCGTAGGTTTGCTGCGCACAACCGTGCAATGA
- a CDS encoding NADH-quinone oxidoreductase subunit A: MNLYLPILVLGVIAAAFAIVSVVIALVIGPRRFNRAKLEAYECGIEPVAGESAGQRFPIKYYLTAMLFIVFDIEIVFLYPWAVSFDSLGTFALVEMLIFMVTVFVAYGYVWRRGGLEWD, translated from the coding sequence ATGAATTTGTATCTGCCCATCCTGGTGTTGGGTGTCATCGCGGCCGCGTTCGCGATCGTCTCGGTGGTGATCGCGCTGGTGATCGGTCCGCGGCGGTTCAACCGGGCCAAGCTCGAAGCCTACGAATGCGGGATCGAACCGGTCGCCGGGGAGTCGGCCGGTCAGCGCTTCCCGATCAAGTACTACCTGACGGCGATGTTGTTCATCGTCTTCGACATCGAGATCGTGTTCTTGTATCCGTGGGCGGTCTCCTTCGATTCGTTGGGCACGTTCGCGCTGGTGGAGATGCTGATCTTTATGGTGACGGTGTTCGTTGCGTACGGGTACGTGTGGCGCCGGGGCGGCCTGGAATGGGATTAG
- a CDS encoding NuoB/complex I 20 kDa subunit family protein, with protein MGLEEQLPGGILLSTVEKVAGFVRKGSLWPATFGLACCAIEMMATAGPRFDIARFGMERFSATPRQADLMIVAGRVSQKMAPVLRQVYDQMAEPKWVLAMGVCASSGGMFNNYAVVQGVDHVVPVDIYLPGCPPRPEMLLNAILALHAKIAEMPLGVHRAEAVAAAEKAALAAPTTLELKGLLR; from the coding sequence ATGGGATTAGAAGAGCAGCTGCCGGGCGGCATTCTGCTGTCGACGGTGGAGAAGGTCGCCGGGTTCGTGCGCAAAGGGTCGCTATGGCCGGCGACGTTCGGGTTGGCGTGTTGTGCCATCGAGATGATGGCGACGGCAGGCCCCCGGTTCGATATCGCGCGGTTTGGCATGGAGCGGTTTTCGGCCACGCCCCGGCAGGCCGATCTGATGATCGTGGCGGGCCGGGTGTCGCAGAAGATGGCGCCGGTGCTACGGCAGGTGTATGACCAGATGGCCGAACCCAAGTGGGTGCTGGCCATGGGGGTGTGCGCCTCCAGCGGCGGTATGTTCAACAACTACGCGGTGGTCCAAGGGGTGGATCATGTAGTGCCGGTGGACATCTATCTCCCCGGGTGCCCGCCGCGTCCGGAGATGTTGTTGAACGCAATCCTGGCGTTGCACGCCAAGATCGCCGAGATGCCGTTGGGGGTGCACCGCGCCGAGGCTGTGGCCGCAGCTGAAAAGGCCGCGCTGGCCGCGCCGACCACCCTGGAGCTCAAGGGTCTGCTGCGGTGA